AATCTCTCGACTCATCCGGCTCCTATCGTTCAGCCGTTTTTTTTCCAGGATACGCCAATGTACAAAAAGGTTCGGCTGTCGTTCAGCAATCTGTGTCAACCATCTTGTGGCCTTTTGTTGACGTCCCCTGAGTTTCTTATATTTACAGGTTGCCCGATGAAAATGAGGCTCTAATAACGGTTCGAGATACTGTTTTACAACCATCTGGGCGACACGATCTCTCACAGTTGGAATACCAAGGGGCCTCATTCGGCCATCCCCTTTTGGTATCTCTATACGCGCTACCGGAGGAGGGAAATAACTGCCGGAAGACATCCGGTTCCATATTTTGAAAAGGTTATTGGTAATATCCTTTTCAAAATCAACTATGGACTGATTATCTATTCCAGCCCCACCACGGTTTGCTTTTACGCATTTGTATGCTTCCCAAACTTGACGCTTTGAGATAATAAACGACTTTACTTTTTCCAACAGAATCCTTCTCTATACGGGTTGTTCTTATGTTAAAAGTTGAACGACGCAACCCCTTCGCTCCAGTCCCATTACAGCACCTTCTTCACTACTACGAGTTGCTCCGCCCCTGTGCGTCGCTTCGGTACTCTGATCCTTGTGGTGCTTCCACTTGGATTTCTCCCTTAGCATCGGAACGACAGGTTCCCATGTTCCATAAGAAAGCCTAAGATATGTTCATGCCGCCTTTATGCCGGACACCATCCAAGCAGTAACCAGATTTCCCTTGGACTCCTCATGGGACAGTGGCGCAACCCCATTTTTGATGTCACCATATATGCTTTCGACACGTCATCAGCGGTTCGCTTACGCTCATCTCCCAATCTCATACCTGACAGGCTCTTTGTCCTGCCTTTTCCGTGACGCTCACCACGTTGACTCTTAATCAACGCAGCTCACGGTAGTTTGGTAACTACTTCTGGAAGTCGTCACCGGAGGGCCGTCCTTCATCTTTCCTATAGTTTCGAGCAAAACCTTCTGCTCTCATGGCACACCACCACCCGGCATACGGATCACGTACCAGGGCGGTTCGGCTGATTTTAAGAATCAGCTCCCGGGCAGATATAATCCTTTATCAATAAAATATCTTTCAGGCATGGCAATGTCCACCCATTTGACTTTGGGCATGCGCCAATATTTTTTTGCGGGCATTGCCGCAAAGCACAGAATCTCCATCCCTGTCTACCTATGGCGTATCCCCACAAAGGGAATACACCCAAAAGGCATAAAAACAATGGGAGAAGCGCAGCGGCCGGCAACAGAAACAATTTTACCGGGCTCGGGCCACCATTGGAAAAACTGCCACATGGGGTCTGTTTGACCGGAATCACTGAAAGTAATTTGAATGTTTGCTTTATCCGCATTAAATGAAAAACCGTTTAAAGGTATGGATAACCCCTTGCCAACAGCCTTGATATAGGCCTCTTTCAGGGTCCAGATATCAAAAAACAGCTTTTTTTTTTCAGTCTCTGGTGCCTTTGAAACAAGTTCTGCCTCAGCAGGAGAAAAAAATCGATTGGCAATGGAAATGTCTGTGTGCCGCCCCACATCTTCCACATCCACGCCCACGGCATCATCCCGGCACACGGCACAGACCGCTGCGCCATGGCTATGGGATAGATTGAAATGAATATCCGGCATTTGCGCAAGAAAGGGTTTGCCATGTTCATTGACCGAAAAGCGAAGAGATTTGGGCTCCTGTCCGGTCGCTTCGGCGATCAAATACCGTACCAGGGCTCTGGATACCAAGCTTAGATGACGGTCAGATTGTTTCATGTACCGGTCTGCCTTTTGGATTTCAGCAGGGCTAAGGCAGTGTCTGTATTGTTTCAAAAGATCGGGATCTGATATCTGGTCTGCCCGGGTGTAGAATACATGGATCTGGCCGGAATCCGGAAGGGACGGTTTTATCATAATTGAGCCTTGTTATTTTTTGTTTTTCGATCAGGCGCTACGATTAAAAAATCGTTGTTGCGCTTTCAATCCATAAACCCAAGAGGTTTGACGTTATGTTTGCCGATGGGTTAATTATGTCATCATTTGGACAATTTTGGGAATCAAACTTGAAAAGCGATGTTAAGCAAGTTATTCTTATATGTTGAGTCGATTTTTGCCTGTTTTAAAAATTTGAGGCCCAAACATAAAAATTGAAATTCAATTTTTTATGCAGGAACGTACATGGATTTATAGTTTAGTTAGGATAACAAAAGCAAGATGCAGTCCGTTTTAAAATCAGATCGTTGCGGGGATATCTTAAAATTTTCCGTCCCCGAAATTTTTTTTGGCAGAAAAAGCCTTAGATACGCCGGTATGAGCGCCAAACGAATGGGAGCAGAAAAAATATTTCTGGTCTCTGATTCAGGTCTTGAAAAAACCGGATGGGTGGAAAAACTACTTGACATCCTGGCCCAGGAACAACTCAACTGGGTCTATTATTCAGATGTCGATTCCAACCCCAGGGACTGGCAGATCCAGCAGGGGGCAGAGCTTTATAAAGACAAAAATTGTGATGTCGTCATGGCCATAGGCGGTGGCAGCCCCATGGACGCCGCAAAGGGAATTGCGCTTGTGGCCAGTAACGGCGGGCGGGTGAACGACTATGAAGGTGCCAACCAGATCCGTGATCCCCTACCACCCATGATATTTATCCCATCAACCGCCAGCAGCGGATCGGATATTTCTCAGTTTGCCATTATCACGGACATGGAACGTCGGGTGAAGATGTCCATCATCAGCCGGACTCTTGTCCCCAATATCTCCATTATTGATCCGGAACTTCTGACCACCAAATCCAGAGGGCTTATCATTGCCGCCGCCTTGGATGCGCTGTCCCATGCCGTTGAGGCCCATGTCTCCCGGATTGCCTCTCCCATGACCGAAGTCCACTCCCTTAAAGCCATTGAACAGATCTTTCATCATCTGCCCGCAGCCCTTGAAACTAGGTCCATCAAGGACCTTGAAAAACTGAGCATGGCCGGCACCTCTGCGGCAATGGCATTCAGCAATGCCAGTCTGGGCATGGATCATGCGCTGGCTCACTCCCTGGGCGGAGTTTTGGATACGGTCCACGGCATCATCCATCCTATTCTCCTGCCCCAGGTCATGCGGTTCAACCTTGAGTCCAGTACCGACAAAATCGCCCAAATCGGCCGGGTTATTCTAGACAAAACCCTTTCAACACCCGAGGAAACGGCCTTAGCAGGTATTGAAAGACTGGAAGAGTATTTTAAAAGTCTTAAGGTCTCAACAAAATTAAGGGATATCGTACCCGACCGATCCAAACTCCAAAGCGTCTGTGAGATGGCCGCCCTGGACACCTGTCTGCTGAGCAATCCAAGAAGTGCCAGTGTGCAGGAGATGCTCGAAATCTGTGAAAAGGTGTGGTGATGAGAAAAACGACACTTGATGATATTATCGGCCTGAAGTATACCAAGCTGGGTTTCTTCCCAGAGGCCAAGCACAAAATGACCCAACTTAAGGCTGCCAACATCAGGCTGGAGCGTAAAAGTCAGAAACTTCAAGCTATTTTAGACGGCATTTCCGACGTGATGGTCATCATGTCCTTAAATTTCACCATTATCACGGTAAACCGGCTTTTCTCAGAGGTTTTTGAGTGTGATCGGCCTGAAAGAAAGACCTGCTATGAACTTTTTATGAACAGAACCACACCTTGCCCGGACTGCCCGGTAAAGCAGTCCCTAAAAAACGGTCAGGTCTGCCGCCAGACCCGGATTTATTTGATCAAAGATAAAAAACGGCAGTTTGAAGTATCGGTGTCTCCCATGACGGACATCCATGGAAAAATCTTTAGATTTATCCTCCTGTTGCGGGATGTGACCCGGGAAAAAGAGTATCAGGAAAGCTATTACTATTCAACGAAAATGGCAACCGTCGGGTTGCTGGCAGCCGGCGTGGCACATGAGATCAACAATCCTTTAACCAGTATCCACGGATTTTCAGAAGGTCTGAAACGGCGTCTCCCCAGACTAAAGGAATATCTTGAAAACAATCCGGGGACTGAAGCGGATGATCTAGCTGCTGATTTTGACGAATACATTGATACCATCATTGCAGAATGCAACCGGTGCCGGGATATCGTAAAAAATCTTTTGACCTTCAGCCCGAGAAAACGCATTGATTTTTCCAGGGTGGATCTCAAGGACTTGGTCACTGATGTGATCAAACTGCTTCATTTCCGCCTTAGACAGGAAGCCGGTGTGACGATTGAGTTAGACATTCCCGAAGGTCTCCCGAAAATCAACGGCAATGCGCCGGAGATCAAACAGGTATTGCTCAACATTGTCTGTAATGCCATTGATGCCGTTGAAGGCAAAGGTCGCCTTGACATCTATGTCAAGGTTAGAAAAAAATG
This window of the uncultured Desulfobacter sp. genome carries:
- a CDS encoding 4'-phosphopantetheinyl transferase superfamily protein, with translation MIKPSLPDSGQIHVFYTRADQISDPDLLKQYRHCLSPAEIQKADRYMKQSDRHLSLVSRALVRYLIAEATGQEPKSLRFSVNEHGKPFLAQMPDIHFNLSHSHGAAVCAVCRDDAVGVDVEDVGRHTDISIANRFFSPAEAELVSKAPETEKKKLFFDIWTLKEAYIKAVGKGLSIPLNGFSFNADKANIQITFSDSGQTDPMWQFFQWWPEPGKIVSVAGRCASPIVFMPFGCIPFVGIRHR
- a CDS encoding iron-containing alcohol dehydrogenase, whose translation is MQSVLKSDRCGDILKFSVPEIFFGRKSLRYAGMSAKRMGAEKIFLVSDSGLEKTGWVEKLLDILAQEQLNWVYYSDVDSNPRDWQIQQGAELYKDKNCDVVMAIGGGSPMDAAKGIALVASNGGRVNDYEGANQIRDPLPPMIFIPSTASSGSDISQFAIITDMERRVKMSIISRTLVPNISIIDPELLTTKSRGLIIAAALDALSHAVEAHVSRIASPMTEVHSLKAIEQIFHHLPAALETRSIKDLEKLSMAGTSAAMAFSNASLGMDHALAHSLGGVLDTVHGIIHPILLPQVMRFNLESSTDKIAQIGRVILDKTLSTPEETALAGIERLEEYFKSLKVSTKLRDIVPDRSKLQSVCEMAALDTCLLSNPRSASVQEMLEICEKVW
- a CDS encoding ATP-binding protein, producing the protein MRKTTLDDIIGLKYTKLGFFPEAKHKMTQLKAANIRLERKSQKLQAILDGISDVMVIMSLNFTIITVNRLFSEVFECDRPERKTCYELFMNRTTPCPDCPVKQSLKNGQVCRQTRIYLIKDKKRQFEVSVSPMTDIHGKIFRFILLLRDVTREKEYQESYYYSTKMATVGLLAAGVAHEINNPLTSIHGFSEGLKRRLPRLKEYLENNPGTEADDLAADFDEYIDTIIAECNRCRDIVKNLLTFSPRKRIDFSRVDLKDLVTDVIKLLHFRLRQEAGVTIELDIPEGLPKINGNAPEIKQVLLNIVCNAIDAVEGKGRLDIYVKVRKKWIVLSVEDNGYGICEEDMKRLFDPFFTTKPPGKGTGIGLSTCYNIIQQHQGKILVESEPDKGSVFHICFPLEVEEKDTDE